The Candidatus Izemoplasma sp. genome has a window encoding:
- the buk gene encoding butyrate kinase: MKILTINPGSTSTKVALFEGDDCVHKKTIRYSSDILNKYDDLIDQIPLRRSDIETFLKENAIRLNQIDGFIGRGGLMKSLASGVYEVDDAMKKDLASGKYGEHASNLGGILADTLAKKVSKKAYIADPVIVDEMEDVAKISGLNGITRKPIWHALNQKAVAKQYAEKNNLNYEDLNLIVAHLGGGISVGFHKEGKVVDVNNALDGDGPFSPERTGGLPVASVYELAFNGQYTLEQVQKLNHGFGGLVSYLNTNDAEEVSEMIASGSTVAKDILHAMVYQIAKEIGSLYAITKGKLDAIIITGGLAYNQDVLQPLLEYIDHLGEITIYPGENELSALAYNMKLVIEGKQRAQKYDM, from the coding sequence ATGAAGATTCTTACTATCAACCCAGGAAGCACATCAACTAAAGTAGCCTTATTTGAAGGCGATGACTGTGTGCACAAAAAAACGATCCGCTATTCCTCTGATATACTCAATAAATATGATGATTTAATTGATCAAATCCCTTTACGACGCAGTGATATTGAAACCTTCTTAAAAGAGAATGCGATTCGGTTAAACCAAATCGATGGATTTATCGGTCGAGGGGGATTAATGAAATCACTCGCAAGTGGCGTTTATGAAGTTGATGATGCCATGAAAAAAGATTTAGCAAGTGGAAAGTATGGGGAACATGCCAGTAACTTGGGTGGAATATTAGCGGATACACTTGCCAAAAAAGTTAGTAAAAAAGCGTACATCGCTGACCCTGTCATTGTTGATGAAATGGAAGATGTCGCTAAAATATCGGGATTGAACGGTATTACCCGTAAGCCGATATGGCACGCATTAAATCAAAAAGCGGTCGCCAAACAGTACGCAGAGAAAAATAATTTAAATTATGAAGATCTCAATCTAATTGTTGCTCACTTAGGTGGTGGCATTAGTGTTGGATTTCACAAAGAAGGCAAAGTCGTTGATGTTAACAACGCTTTAGACGGAGATGGACCATTTAGCCCAGAGCGTACTGGGGGATTACCGGTAGCGTCTGTGTATGAACTTGCATTTAATGGACAATACACGTTAGAACAAGTTCAAAAACTAAATCATGGATTTGGTGGACTTGTATCTTATTTAAATACCAATGATGCTGAAGAAGTCAGTGAAATGATTGCTAGTGGCAGTACCGTCGCAAAAGATATCCTTCATGCTATGGTGTATCAAATTGCTAAAGAAATTGGTAGTTTATATGCCATTACAAAAGGGAAACTTGATGCGATCATTATTACCGGTGGCCTAGCATATAATCAAGATGTATTACAACCACTGCTAGAATACATAGATCACTTAGGAGAAATCACTATCTATCCTGGTGAAAACGAACTCAGTGCACTTGCTTACAATATGAAGTTAGTCATTGAAGGCAAACAACGCGCACAAAAATATGATATGTAA
- a CDS encoding 2-oxoacid:acceptor oxidoreductase family protein: MIDEKVIIAGFGGQGVMLMGQLLSYVATKKDINTLWFPSYGPETRGGTANCSVTISEDPVRSPVISTPDSLIIMNKPSLAKFQPKLKTGGNLLINASLVKDVDIRDDVNVILVKANDLALEIGNLKVANMVMLGAYLKAANLFTNDDIIDIMKQKFTGAKAKLIDINKEALDRGRDIVK; this comes from the coding sequence ATGATTGATGAAAAAGTAATCATTGCCGGATTTGGTGGACAAGGTGTAATGTTAATGGGGCAACTCCTTAGTTACGTTGCAACAAAAAAAGACATTAACACATTATGGTTTCCATCATATGGACCAGAGACCCGTGGGGGTACAGCAAATTGTTCAGTTACAATCAGTGAAGATCCGGTAAGGAGTCCTGTTATTTCAACACCAGATTCTTTAATTATTATGAACAAACCTTCGCTTGCTAAATTCCAACCAAAATTAAAAACAGGTGGAAACTTATTAATTAACGCAAGTCTTGTAAAAGATGTTGACATTCGTGATGATGTGAATGTTATTCTTGTCAAAGCGAATGATTTAGCACTAGAGATTGGTAACCTAAAAGTTGCAAACATGGTCATGTTAGGAGCCTATTTAAAGGCGGCAAATCTCTTTACGAACGATGATATTATTGATATAATGAAACAGAAATTTACAGGTGCGAAAGCAAAACTGATTGACATTAATAAAGAAGCACTTGATCGCGGACGCGATATCGTTAAGTAA